The genomic window TCGTCACTTTGAGCATGCCATACACCGCGCCGCCGCCGACCAGCGCGATGCCGATCGCCATCGCCGTCATGATCAGTTGCGGCATGAAGGCGATGCCGCCGAGGCCGCCCAGTGCCTTGCTGCCGAAGATGCCGGCGGCGATGCCGCCCCAGGCGCCGCACAGGCCGTGCAGCGGCCAGACGCCGAGCACGTCGTCGATCTTCCAGCGGTTCTGCGTCAGCGTGAACATGACGACGAACAGCGCGCCGGCGACGCCGCCGACGACCAGCGCGCCCATCGGGTGCATCAGGTCGGAGCCGGCGCAGACGGCGACCAGGCCGGCGAGCGGGCCGTTATGGACGAAGCCGGGGTCGTTCCTGCCGAGCACCAGCGCGACCAGCGTGCCGCCAACCATCGCCATCAGCGAGTTGAGCGCGACCAGGCCGGAGATCTTGTCGAGCGTCTGCGCGCTCATCACGTTGAAGCCGAACCAGCCGACGGTGAGGATCCAGGCGCCGAGCGCGAGGAAGGGGATCGACGACGGCGGGTGCGCCGAGATTTCGCCGCTCTTGCGGTAGCGGCCGTGGCGCGCGCCGAGCAGCAGCACCGCCGGCAGCGCGATCCAGCCGCCCATCGCGTGCACGACGACGGAGCCGGCGAAGTCGTGGAATTCCTCGCCGAAGCTGGCCTTCAGCCAGGCCTGGATGCCGAAGGCCTGGTTCCACGCGATGCCTTCGAAGAAGGGGTAGACGAAGCCGACGATGAGGAAGGTCGCGGCCAGCTGCGGGTTGAATTTCGCGCGCTCGGCGATGCCGCCGGAGATGATCGCCGGGATCGCCGCAGCGAAGGTGAGCAGGAAGAAGAACTTGGTCAGCTCGAAACCGTTCTTCGCGACCAGCGTCTCGGCGCCGGCGAAGAAGTTGACGCCGTAGGCGATGCCGTAGCCGATGAAGAAGTAGGCGATGGTCGAGACGCCGAAGTCGGTGAGGATCTTCACCAGTGCGTTGACCTGGTTCTTCTTGCGCACGGTGCCGACCTCGAGGAAGGCGAAGCCGGCGTGCATGGCCAGCACCATGATGGCGCCGAGCAGGATGAACAGGGTGTCGTTGGCAGTCTTGAGCGCGTCCATGGCTCCTCCGGAAAAAACGGTCGGAGCCTTTTAGCAATAATCCTGCCAAAGACTTGAGCACCAAAAATCAACGGCTTGCGCCCATCATGGGGCGCCGATCGCACCATCGTCGTGCGCATTCGCAGCAAAGAGCACCACTGCGGTGCGCATCGGCACCATGAACGGGCGCCGCGCCTTACTTCGGTGCAGCCCCCGGCGGCAGCAGCACCCACATGCGCCCGCTCTGCTTCATCCTGCCGGCCTGCGCGCCGGCCTCGGCACCGAAGCCCCAGAAGAAGTCGGCGCGGACGACGCCCTTGATCGCGCCGCCGGTGTCCTGCGCCATCACCAGCCGGCGCAGCGGCTCGTCGGAATTCGGCCGCGTCGTCGCCAGGAAAACCGGCGCGCCGAGCGGGATGTGGCGCGGGTCGACGGCGATCGTGCGCTCGGCCACCAGCGGCACGCCGAGCGCGCCGGGCGGGCCGTCGTCGGGGCCGAACTTCGCCGGCAGCTCGCGGAAGAAAACGTAGCTCGGGTTGGTGTTGAGCAGCTCATCGAGCTTCTGCGGGTTGGCGCGCGCCCAGGCCTGGATGCCCTGCATCGACGCCTCGCCCGGCTGCAGGTCGCCGCGCTCGAGCAGCACGCGGCCGATCGACTGGTAGGGATGGCCGTTCTGGTCGGCATAGCCGACGCGGATCATCTCGCCCGACGGCAGGCGCACGCGGCCGGAGCCCTGGATCTGCAGGAAGAAGGCCTCGACCGCGTCCTCGACCCACAGCAGCACCGGCGCCGACTGTTCACGCTCGACGATCTCGGCGCGCGACCAGTACGGCACGACCTTGTTGCCGACCAGGCGGCCGCGCAGGCGCTTGCCCTTCAGTTCGGGCAGCACGTCGGCGAGCTCGATCGTCAGCAGGTCCCTGGGCACCGCGTGCAGCGGGTAGCGGGCGACGTTGCTGCGCTTGCGCGCGCCGGCGAGCAGCGGCTCGTAGTAGCCGGTGACCAGGCCTTCGCTGGTGCCTTCCGGGTTGGTCGCGGCGAACGGCAGGAACTCCTTCTCGAAGAAGCGGCGGACGGCGCCGGCGTCGTTCGCATCGACCGCCCTCGCCGCCTCGCAGGCCGGCTGCCACAGCGGCCACTGCGGCTTGCCGGCGAGCCCGCGGCAGCTCTGCTGGAAGGCCGGCCAGGCGGCGCGCAGGTCGTCCTCCTGCCAGCCGGCGATGTCTTCCCAGCGCGCCGGCTGCAGCGGCTTGGCGGCCGGCGGCGCCGGTTCGGCGCCGGGGCATTTCGGGCAGGGGGCGCAGGCGGGACAGGGCGCCGCCGCCGTCGGGGCAGCCGGTTGCGGCGCGCGCGGCGCGGCGCAGGCGGCCAGCAGGAGCAGCGCGAGCGCCGCCGGTTGGAATTTCTTCATCCGATTCGCTACAGTGCGGGGTTCTTCGAAGCCCGCATTCTACCGCCCCGCCATGACCGATCTCGCCAGATTCCTGCAACGCGCCGAACGACTCCTCGAGCGCATCGACACCGTGCTGCCGGTGCCGCCGGCCGCCCCCGACTGGCGCGCCGCCGTCGCCTGCCGCTGGCGCAAGGGCGCCAACGGCCGCGGCTGGCTGCAGCCGGTGGCGAAGCCGCACCCGATCCGCCTGAAAGACCTGAAGGACATCGACGACCAGAAGGCGCGCGTCGCCGCCAACACGCGCCAGTTCGTCGCCGGCCTGCCGGCCAACAACGTGCTGCTCACCGGCACGCGCGGCTGCGGCAAATCCTCGCTGATCAAGGCGCTGCTGAACGAATACGCGAAGAAGGGGCTGCGCCTGATCGAGGTCGACAAGGCCGACCTGGTCGACCTGCCGGACATCGTCGACCTGGTACAGGACCGCCCCGAGCGCTTCATGATCTTCTGCGACGACCTCTCCTTCGAGGCCGGCGACGCCACCTACAAGGCGCTCAAGGTCGTGCTCGACGGCTCGGTCGCGGCGCCGCCGGACAACGTGCTGATCTACGCCACCTCGAACCGCCGCCACCTGATGCCGGAATACTTCTCGGAGAACCTGGAGACGCACACCGTCGACGACGAGATCCACCCCGGCGAGGCGATCGAGGAGAAGGTCTCGCTGTCCGAGCGCTTCGGCCTGTGGATCTCGTTCTACCCGTTCTCGCAGGACGAGTACCTGGACATCGTCGCGCACTGGCTGCGCCACTTCGGCGTCGCCGATGCGGCGATCGCCGGCGCCGAGCGCGACGCGCTGAACTGGGCGCTGCAGCGCGGTTCGCGCAGCGGCCGCGTCGCCTGGCAGTTCGCCAAGGACTGGGCCGGCATGCAGGCCGCGAAGCCGGCGAAGCGCACGAAGTGAGCAAGGTGACGCTGGTTTCCGCCGCGGTGCTGCTGCGCGCAAGCGACGGCGCGCCGCCCGGCGTGCGCGACGAGTTCCTGCTCGCGCGTCGCCCCGAGGGCAAGGTCTACGCCGGCTGGTGGGAATTCCCCGGCGGCAAGGTCGAGCCGGGCGAGACCTTCCGCGACGCGCTCGTGCGCGAGCTGCACGAGGAGCTCGGGATCGCGATCACGGCGGCGACGCCGTGGCTGACCCGCGAGTTCGTCTACCCGCACGCCACCGTGCGCATC from Azospira restricta includes these protein-coding regions:
- a CDS encoding murein transglycosylase A; protein product: MKKFQPAALALLLLAACAAPRAPQPAAPTAAAPCPACAPCPKCPGAEPAPPAAKPLQPARWEDIAGWQEDDLRAAWPAFQQSCRGLAGKPQWPLWQPACEAARAVDANDAGAVRRFFEKEFLPFAATNPEGTSEGLVTGYYEPLLAGARKRSNVARYPLHAVPRDLLTIELADVLPELKGKRLRGRLVGNKVVPYWSRAEIVEREQSAPVLLWVEDAVEAFFLQIQGSGRVRLPSGEMIRVGYADQNGHPYQSIGRVLLERGDLQPGEASMQGIQAWARANPQKLDELLNTNPSYVFFRELPAKFGPDDGPPGALGVPLVAERTIAVDPRHIPLGAPVFLATTRPNSDEPLRRLVMAQDTGGAIKGVVRADFFWGFGAEAGAQAGRMKQSGRMWVLLPPGAAPK
- a CDS encoding ATP-binding protein, whose amino-acid sequence is MTDLARFLQRAERLLERIDTVLPVPPAAPDWRAAVACRWRKGANGRGWLQPVAKPHPIRLKDLKDIDDQKARVAANTRQFVAGLPANNVLLTGTRGCGKSSLIKALLNEYAKKGLRLIEVDKADLVDLPDIVDLVQDRPERFMIFCDDLSFEAGDATYKALKVVLDGSVAAPPDNVLIYATSNRRHLMPEYFSENLETHTVDDEIHPGEAIEEKVSLSERFGLWISFYPFSQDEYLDIVAHWLRHFGVADAAIAGAERDALNWALQRGSRSGRVAWQFAKDWAGMQAAKPAKRTK
- a CDS encoding ammonium transporter, whose amino-acid sequence is MDALKTANDTLFILLGAIMVLAMHAGFAFLEVGTVRKKNQVNALVKILTDFGVSTIAYFFIGYGIAYGVNFFAGAETLVAKNGFELTKFFFLLTFAAAIPAIISGGIAERAKFNPQLAATFLIVGFVYPFFEGIAWNQAFGIQAWLKASFGEEFHDFAGSVVVHAMGGWIALPAVLLLGARHGRYRKSGEISAHPPSSIPFLALGAWILTVGWFGFNVMSAQTLDKISGLVALNSLMAMVGGTLVALVLGRNDPGFVHNGPLAGLVAVCAGSDLMHPMGALVVGGVAGALFVVMFTLTQNRWKIDDVLGVWPLHGLCGAWGGIAAGIFGSKALGGLGGIAFMPQLIMTAMAIGIALVGGGAVYGMLKVTMGLRLDQEEEYEGADLSIHKITATPEREPNW